One stretch of Campylobacter sp. CCS1377 DNA includes these proteins:
- the bamA gene encoding outer membrane protein assembly factor BamA: protein MKKILNLCLLCSISSAAVIKEIRFSNLSYLSAETASQISGLKIGEEIDEAKINQAILNLYNQNYFSDIVVEEKNGILNFKFTEKLTIAKININGIASNDRKQIDQVLGIKKGILYDENSVKDAAEKIKMFYESKGYFDTIVEIEKEKLSNSEGLELTFIVNRGENITIENFYLSGSDKLSYSDIEPAVSNKKREFMGWMWGRNSGELKIFDLENDSSRIADEYMKKGYLDIKVSPAYLKTYTDTYKADLTYYIKEGKPYKIKSISIENPVFSSEENVQKVQDLKSSVGKTINIEKVRQDIKSIETDTANLGYAFVQVIPDIQKNEIDSEASIIFRVIPNEKVFIRNVIISGNSRTADKIIRRELYLTEGNLYHRSDLTDSRNALRRTSYFEDVNIKEERVDDTHMDLIVEVKETSTGTISGGIGYGSSDGLLLNASLSDTNIFGSGIKSSINVDKDDDMLSGRISITNPRVRDSKYSLGGAVYANDYDWDNYYEKSYGFEITAGRLLTRHLSASLTYNLEQSDIYHLSDTLLRSGYKLGKSIKSSIIPALTFNNTDDYYLPRSGIIASTSLEFAGVGGDQQFLSSSSSFNFYQGLEEYIGWDLIYRYKANLYKVWDQGYLPINERFYLGGIRSIRGFESRTVSPKNQWGDEIGGTIAFANSVELSFPLINRIKLRGSVFFDYGMIGKSRIDEIQRYSTGVALEWITPIGPLQLVFAKPLNDKKGDDTNSFEFMLGTRF, encoded by the coding sequence ATGAAAAAAATCTTAAATTTATGCCTATTATGTAGTATTTCTTCAGCTGCTGTTATAAAAGAAATTCGGTTTTCTAATCTTTCTTATCTTTCAGCAGAAACTGCGAGTCAAATTTCTGGCTTAAAAATTGGCGAAGAAATCGACGAAGCAAAAATCAATCAAGCTATTCTAAATTTATATAATCAAAATTATTTTAGCGACATTGTTGTTGAAGAAAAAAATGGAATTTTAAATTTTAAATTCACAGAAAAGCTTACTATTGCAAAAATCAATATTAACGGTATAGCATCAAATGACCGCAAACAAATTGATCAAGTTTTAGGCATCAAAAAAGGAATTTTATATGATGAAAATTCAGTCAAAGATGCCGCTGAAAAGATTAAAATGTTTTATGAGTCCAAAGGCTATTTTGATACCATAGTAGAAATAGAAAAAGAAAAACTTAGCAATTCTGAAGGTTTGGAATTAACTTTTATCGTAAATCGCGGCGAAAACATTACTATAGAGAATTTTTATCTTAGTGGAAGCGACAAGCTATCTTATTCAGATATTGAACCTGCAGTTAGCAATAAAAAAAGAGAATTTATGGGTTGGATGTGGGGTAGAAATAGCGGAGAGTTGAAAATTTTTGATCTTGAAAATGATAGCTCTAGAATCGCTGATGAATACATGAAAAAAGGCTATCTTGATATTAAAGTTTCTCCTGCTTATCTTAAAACTTATACCGATACCTATAAGGCTGATTTGACTTATTATATCAAAGAAGGAAAACCTTATAAAATCAAAAGTATTTCTATCGAAAATCCTGTATTTAGTTCTGAAGAAAATGTACAAAAAGTGCAAGATTTAAAATCAAGCGTAGGTAAAACCATTAATATAGAAAAAGTCAGACAAGATATCAAATCCATAGAAACAGATACTGCAAACTTAGGCTATGCCTTCGTTCAAGTCATTCCCGATATTCAAAAAAATGAAATAGATAGTGAAGCGAGTATAATTTTTAGAGTTATTCCAAATGAAAAAGTTTTTATAAGAAATGTTATCATCTCAGGAAATTCAAGAACAGCAGATAAAATCATCAGACGCGAACTTTATCTTACAGAAGGAAATTTATACCACAGAAGTGATTTGACGGACTCAAGAAATGCTTTGAGGAGAACTTCTTACTTCGAAGATGTGAATATCAAAGAAGAAAGAGTGGATGACACTCACATGGATTTAATTGTCGAAGTTAAAGAAACTTCAACCGGAACCATATCGGGGGGTATAGGATATGGATCTAGCGATGGTTTGCTTTTAAATGCTTCTTTGTCAGATACAAATATTTTTGGCTCAGGCATCAAAAGCTCTATTAATGTTGATAAAGACGATGATATGCTCTCAGGGAGAATCAGCATAACAAACCCAAGAGTTAGAGACTCTAAATACAGTCTTGGTGGTGCTGTTTATGCCAATGACTACGACTGGGATAATTATTATGAAAAAAGTTACGGCTTTGAAATTACAGCAGGAAGATTGCTCACAAGACATCTTAGTGCAAGCCTTACTTATAATCTTGAACAAAGTGATATCTATCATCTTAGTGATACCTTGTTGCGTTCGGGCTACAAATTAGGTAAAAGCATTAAAAGCTCAATCATCCCAGCACTAACCTTTAATAATACAGATGATTATTATTTGCCACGATCAGGCATTATTGCATCAACAAGTCTTGAATTTGCAGGAGTTGGCGGAGATCAGCAGTTCTTATCTTCTAGTTCTAGTTTTAATTTTTACCAAGGTCTTGAAGAATATATAGGCTGGGATTTGATTTACCGCTATAAAGCTAATTTATATAAGGTCTGGGATCAAGGATACTTGCCAATTAACGAAAGATTTTATTTAGGAGGCATACGTTCTATTCGTGGCTTTGAAAGCCGTACTGTTAGCCCAAAAAACCAATGGGGAGATGAAATAGGCGGAACAATTGCTTTTGCAAACTCCGTCGAACTCAGCTTTCCGCTAATCAATCGTATTAAATTAAGAGGTAGTGTCTTTTTTGACTATGGTATGATAGGAAAAAGTAGAATTGATGAAATTCAACGCTACAGCACAGGTGTTGCACTTGAATGGATTACTCCAATTGGACCTTTGCAACTTGTATTCGCTAAACCTCTAAACGACAAAAAAGGCGATGATACCAATTCCTTTGAATTTATGCTAGGAACAAGATTTTAA
- a CDS encoding prephenate dehydrogenase: MKVAIIGLGLMGGSLGLCLKENKLISTVYGYDKSKENEKQALELQLVHELITLDRLEECDIVFLAVPVDAILELLQALKDISFKTTIIELGSTKRKIIESLPQSLKKNFISAHPMAGTENSGPKAAFKELYKDAVCVLCDSEVADDLHQKRAVEIFSHLGMRIVFMDSVAHDHHTAIISHLPHVISFSLANYVMKEEDKRNIAHLGGPSFKGMCRIAKSNPDMWGGIFEQNKENILSSIECFQKELDRCKKMLENADKDELYAWMKRANTLREIL; the protein is encoded by the coding sequence ATGAAGGTTGCTATTATAGGACTTGGATTGATGGGCGGTTCGCTTGGACTTTGTTTAAAAGAAAATAAATTAATCAGCACGGTTTATGGTTATGATAAAAGTAAAGAGAATGAAAAACAAGCTTTGGAATTACAACTCGTGCATGAGCTTATCACTCTTGATAGGCTTGAGGAGTGCGATATAGTCTTTTTGGCTGTGCCTGTTGATGCTATTTTGGAGCTTTTGCAGGCCTTAAAAGATATTTCTTTTAAAACAACGATTATAGAACTTGGAAGCACAAAAAGAAAAATTATAGAATCCCTGCCGCAAAGTTTGAAGAAAAATTTCATCTCAGCTCATCCTATGGCAGGGACAGAAAATAGCGGACCAAAGGCGGCCTTTAAAGAACTCTATAAAGATGCGGTTTGTGTGCTTTGTGATAGTGAAGTGGCTGATGATTTGCATCAGAAAAGAGCAGTGGAAATTTTTTCGCATTTGGGGATGAGAATTGTATTTATGGATAGTGTTGCACACGATCATCATACAGCCATTATTTCGCATTTACCCCATGTAATTAGCTTTTCTTTAGCAAATTATGTAATGAAAGAAGAGGATAAAAGAAACATAGCCCATTTAGGTGGTCCTTCTTTTAAGGGCATGTGTAGGATTGCAAAATCAAATCCTGATATGTGGGGAGGTATTTTTGAGCAAAATAAAGAGAATATACTTTCTAGTATAGAATGTTTTCAAAAAGAATTGGATCGTTGCAAGAAAATGCTAGAAAATGCCGATAAGGATGAGTTGTATGCGTGGATGAAGAGAGCAAACACTTTAAGGGAAATTTTATAA
- a CDS encoding M23 family metallopeptidase, whose product MARRKNKSFIILFFILVIAAGVGITQLNIFEQNKPEIDIPDHIYSNLVDPIVVRVADKDSNLKNIKVTLKKDINDVGAVLWDSNIQNKKDINLQIPLPKVGFKEKVNSYVMEIEASDSSFWNFFAGNKATKIVSITVDNKKPNVQILSNSYQIEQGGAASVVFEAKDENLAELYIEDNKGKKFKVTPYIKEGYYVALIAWDAREEQFRAYVVASDKAGNITKERIRYYLTNRKYRVSNISLTDRFLDGKIEDLANQYAPQGSNFDRLQKFKFVNETLRLSDEETIHKITSEIPEEKIEHNIKFNLFTPLKNSMKVADFADHRYYHYEGKFVSDSYHMGLDLASVARDNIIANNDGKVVFAEENGIYGLNIIIYHGLGVYTLYGHCSSKDVEVGDTVHAKDIVANTGVSGLALGDHLHFGVLVQGIETRPEQWQDVNWMNNNIYKVLEDGKKIILGEIK is encoded by the coding sequence ATGGCAAGAAGGAAAAATAAATCTTTTATAATATTGTTTTTTATTTTGGTTATTGCAGCTGGGGTTGGTATAACTCAGTTGAATATTTTTGAACAAAATAAGCCAGAAATTGATATTCCTGATCATATTTATAGCAATTTGGTCGATCCTATTGTGGTAAGAGTTGCGGATAAAGATTCAAATTTGAAAAATATTAAAGTAACTCTTAAAAAAGATATTAATGATGTAGGTGCAGTATTGTGGGATTCAAATATTCAGAATAAAAAAGATATTAATTTACAAATTCCTTTGCCAAAGGTTGGTTTCAAGGAAAAAGTAAATTCATATGTTATGGAGATTGAAGCAAGTGATTCTAGTTTTTGGAATTTTTTTGCAGGCAACAAAGCAACCAAGATTGTTTCTATCACCGTAGATAACAAAAAACCTAATGTGCAGATTTTAAGTAATTCTTATCAAATAGAACAAGGTGGCGCAGCTAGTGTTGTTTTTGAGGCAAAAGATGAAAATTTAGCAGAGCTTTATATTGAAGATAATAAGGGTAAAAAATTTAAAGTTACTCCTTATATCAAAGAGGGTTATTATGTAGCTTTGATTGCTTGGGATGCAAGAGAAGAACAATTTAGGGCTTATGTGGTCGCAAGTGATAAAGCAGGAAATATAACAAAAGAGCGTATTAGATATTATCTTACAAATCGTAAATACAGGGTTTCAAATATTAGTTTAACTGATAGATTTTTAGATGGTAAAATCGAAGATTTAGCAAATCAATATGCTCCACAAGGAAGCAATTTTGATCGTTTGCAAAAATTTAAGTTTGTTAATGAAACACTAAGGCTTTCTGATGAAGAAACTATCCACAAAATCACTTCAGAAATACCTGAGGAAAAAATAGAGCATAATATAAAATTTAATCTTTTTACTCCTTTGAAAAATAGTATGAAGGTAGCAGATTTTGCCGATCATAGGTATTATCATTATGAAGGAAAATTTGTTAGCGATTCTTATCATATGGGACTTGATTTAGCCAGCGTTGCAAGGGATAATATTATTGCAAATAATGATGGCAAAGTTGTTTTTGCTGAAGAGAATGGAATTTATGGTTTAAATATTATTATTTATCATGGTTTGGGTGTCTATACGCTTTATGGACATTGTTCGTCAAAAGATGTTGAGGTGGGCGATACGGTACATGCAAAAGATATAGTTGCAAATACAGGTGTTAGCGGACTTGCTTTGGGCGATCATTTGCATTTTGGTGTTTTAGTGCAAGGAATTGAAACGCGTCCAGAGCAATGGCAAGATGTAAATTGGATGAATAATAATATTTATAAAGTTTTGGAAGATGGAAAAAAAATTATTTTAGGTGAAATAAAATGA
- the lpxC gene encoding UDP-3-O-acyl-N-acetylglucosamine deacetylase: protein MNQLTISNIVKGVGIGLHKGEPIEIVLEPLEANSGIVFYRSDLNISYRADLNNVIDTQMATVIGDDRGYISTIEHLMSAINAYGIDNIRICLNANEVPIMDGSSVSFCMMLDEAKIKELDAPKQILVIKKDVEVRDGDKFVRLSPTQCPKINYTIKFDNPIIAKQSFSFEFSKKNYIENIARARTFGFLKDVKALRAMNLGLGGSLENAIIVDENRILNPEGLRFKDEFVRHKILDAIGDLTLLGYRVYGDYTSYAGSHKLNHLLTKELLKNKDAYELVTLEKEQAKIYEKVFA, encoded by the coding sequence ATGAATCAATTAACTATTTCAAATATTGTTAAAGGTGTAGGGATAGGACTTCATAAAGGCGAACCTATTGAAATAGTTCTCGAGCCTTTGGAGGCAAATAGTGGAATCGTTTTTTATAGAAGCGATTTGAATATTTCTTATAGAGCTGATTTAAATAATGTGATTGATACACAAATGGCAACTGTAATTGGCGATGATAGGGGTTATATTTCGACAATAGAGCATTTAATGAGTGCTATTAATGCTTATGGTATTGATAATATTAGAATTTGTTTGAATGCTAATGAAGTGCCTATTATGGATGGCAGTAGTGTGAGTTTTTGTATGATGTTAGATGAAGCTAAAATCAAAGAACTTGATGCACCAAAACAAATTTTGGTTATTAAAAAAGATGTTGAAGTAAGAGATGGGGATAAATTTGTAAGACTTAGCCCAACGCAATGCCCTAAAATTAATTATACTATTAAATTTGACAACCCTATAATCGCTAAACAAAGTTTTAGTTTTGAATTCAGTAAAAAAAATTATATTGAAAATATAGCTAGAGCTAGGACTTTTGGATTTTTAAAAGATGTCAAGGCTTTAAGGGCTATGAATTTAGGACTTGGTGGTAGCTTAGAAAATGCTATCATTGTAGATGAAAATCGCATTTTAAATCCTGAGGGTTTGCGTTTTAAAGATGAATTTGTAAGACATAAAATTTTAGATGCTATTGGCGATTTGACTTTGCTTGGTTATAGAGTGTATGGTGATTATACTTCTTATGCAGGTTCGCATAAATTAAATCATCTTTTAACAAAAGAGCTTTTGAAAAATAAAGATGCTTATGAGCTTGTCACCCTTGAAAAAGAACAAGCAAAAATTTATGAAAAGGTATTTGCATAA
- a CDS encoding tRNA threonylcarbamoyladenosine biosynthesis protein TsaB, giving the protein MLGVYENNNLMKKYQSDERASEFLPKILDELLQDFDVQKLIYANGPGSYMGIKVSFLTFKTLSIVKNIPLYAINAFCLNDFKPISANNHFCFVFEEGKILLKKEKAGEFFMPENIEKLKLNEDNLPFYFIDAV; this is encoded by the coding sequence ATGTTAGGCGTTTATGAAAATAATAATTTAATGAAAAAATATCAAAGTGATGAAAGAGCGAGTGAATTTTTACCTAAAATTCTAGATGAATTATTGCAAGATTTTGATGTGCAAAAACTCATTTATGCAAATGGACCAGGTTCTTATATGGGAATTAAGGTAAGTTTTTTGACATTTAAAACTTTAAGTATAGTAAAAAACATTCCTTTATATGCTATTAATGCTTTTTGTTTGAATGATTTTAAGCCAATTAGTGCAAATAATCATTTTTGTTTTGTTTTTGAAGAAGGGAAGATTTTGCTTAAAAAAGAAAAGGCGGGCGAATTTTTTATGCCTGAAAATATTGAAAAATTGAAATTAAATGAAGATAACTTACCTTTTTATTTTATAGACGCTGTTTGA
- the thrB gene encoding homoserine kinase, whose product MKILTPATSANLGPGFDCLGLSLGFFNEVIIERTKFFSISIQGEGAKNVYVKKNNVFVNIFNTIYEKLTGQKDNFRFIFHNKIPFSRGLGSSSAVIVAAIASAYEMSGVKVSRQEILNEALKYESHPDNIAPATLGGFVCSMVANNQVYSIKKAIDKDLKAVVLIPNVPMNTNKSRTLLPKSYPIKDCVFNLSHSSFLTACFLEKKYDLLKIASLDRIHQYKRMKLLPELFEVQKIALENKALMSTLSGSGSSFFSITYQDDAKHLQEILQTKFPHFRVEILEFDDKGFEIC is encoded by the coding sequence ATGAAGATTTTAACGCCAGCTACCAGTGCTAATTTAGGTCCAGGATTTGATTGTTTGGGGCTTAGTCTTGGCTTTTTTAATGAAGTGATTATAGAGCGAACTAAATTTTTTAGTATCAGCATTCAAGGAGAGGGTGCTAAGAATGTCTATGTTAAAAAAAATAATGTATTTGTAAATATTTTTAATACAATTTATGAAAAACTAACAGGACAAAAGGATAATTTTCGTTTTATTTTCCATAATAAAATTCCTTTTTCTAGGGGTCTTGGTAGTTCATCCGCGGTCATTGTGGCAGCCATTGCAAGTGCTTATGAAATGAGCGGAGTTAAAGTTTCAAGACAAGAAATTCTAAATGAAGCCTTAAAATATGAAAGTCATCCTGATAATATCGCTCCAGCCACGCTTGGTGGTTTTGTTTGTTCTATGGTTGCAAACAATCAAGTCTATAGTATAAAAAAAGCTATTGATAAAGATTTAAAAGCTGTAGTGCTTATCCCTAATGTGCCAATGAATACCAATAAAAGTAGGACTTTACTACCAAAATCATATCCAATAAAAGATTGCGTGTTTAATCTTTCGCATTCTTCTTTTTTAACAGCTTGTTTTTTAGAGAAAAAATATGATTTATTAAAAATTGCAAGTTTGGATCGAATTCATCAATATAAAAGAATGAAGCTTTTACCGGAGCTTTTTGAGGTGCAAAAAATAGCTTTGGAAAATAAAGCTTTAATGAGTACACTTTCAGGCTCAGGTTCAAGCTTTTTTTCTATAACTTATCAAGATGATGCAAAACATTTGCAAGAGATTTTACAAACTAAATTCCCTCATTTTAGAGTTGAAATTTTAGAATTTGATGATAAAGGATTTGAAATTTGCTAA
- a CDS encoding DUF448 domain-containing protein, with protein MKNHIPIRMCIVCKNRFEQQKLYRFQIQSSKIIKASGFGRSLYICDECVLQEKKIYKAFLRVCKTLNLNTLQQDLKEIILNGKD; from the coding sequence TTGAAAAATCATATACCCATTAGAATGTGCATTGTATGCAAGAATCGTTTTGAGCAACAAAAGTTATATAGATTTCAAATTCAATCATCTAAAATCATTAAAGCAAGTGGGTTTGGACGGAGTTTGTATATTTGTGATGAATGTGTATTGCAAGAAAAGAAAATATACAAGGCATTTTTAAGAGTGTGTAAAACTTTGAATTTAAATACATTACAGCAGGATCTAAAGGAGATAATTTTAAATGGCAAAGATTAG